Proteins encoded in a region of the Populus alba chromosome 13, ASM523922v2, whole genome shotgun sequence genome:
- the LOC118050438 gene encoding glucosidase 2 subunit beta produces the protein MEATPLCTNSNNLFPFIISLYFLVPSAHSFSPLLGIHPLDEKYFGSQVIKCKDGSKSFSRDRLNDNFCDCLDGTDEPGTSACPRGKFYCRNAGSTPNFIFSSRVNDQICDCCDGSDEYDSGINCPSTCVMGGNLEYRAGNYIPRIDMKESKKGLISEELLQKARGLKVIIILQVVIIGCVVIYRIFNRRIKSKRRRYH, from the exons ATGGAGGCAACCCCCCTTTGTACTAATTCCAACAACTTGTTTCCTTTTATCATCTCCTTGTATTTCCTTGTACCGTCTGCTCACTCTTTTTCACCTCTTCTGGGCATCCACCCTTTAg ATGAGAAGTACTTTGGTTCACAGGTCATAAAGTGCAAGGATGGTTCAAAGTCATTCAGCAGAGACCGTCTTAATGATAATTTCTGTGATTGTCTTGATGGGACCGATGAGCCTG GAACTTCAGCCTGCCCAAGAGGAAAATTTTATTGCAGGAATGCAGGAAGCAcacctaattttattttttcatcccGTGTAAATGATCAAATTTGTG ATTGCTGTGACGGAAGTGATGAATATGATAGTGGCATCAATTGCCCCAGCACCTGCGTCATGGGAGGAAATTTAGAGTACAGGGCTGGAAATTATATCCCACGTATTGATATGAAAGAATCGAAAAAGGGACTTATTTCGGAGGAACTATTACAGAAGGCTAGAG GATTGAAGGTGATAATCATCCTACAGGTGGTTATCATTGGCTGTGTAGTGATTTACAGAATATTCAACCGGCGGATCAAGTCCAAAAGAAGGCGTTACCATTGA
- the LOC118050437 gene encoding uncharacterized protein → MATELEELVGFLSSPSPPVKKAAVEIVRDLTGSEDGLLSLSMYASTVLPSLSQLLKEKKEVSEPAAEALINLSLNSNLATKMVEMGMIKTAMDVLYKPDSSITRLLVMLLVNLTQLDSGIVSLLQIEDEKMQGLYVMKLVRSFGRSSDETRDDPFDHVGSILVNISKKEAGRKMLLDSKRGLLKQILRQFDSTSPLRKKGVSGTLRNCCFEAENQLQNFLLISEFLWPALLLPVAGKKIYSEQDTSKMPLELGSALSIEREPWDDPEIRVEALESIYLIIVQEAGLRTFWSVNGPRILQLGYEDEEDPKVMEAYERVGSLLVHGSGTEEPSSETSK, encoded by the exons ATGGCCACAGAGCTTGAAGAACTAGTGGGCTTTCTGTCTTCTCCTTCCCCACCT gtGAAGAAGGCAGCTGTTGAAATTGTTCGAGACTTAACTGGATCCGAAGATGGGTTACTGTCTCTTTCCATGTATGCCAGTACTGTGCTTCCTTCATTATCTCAGCTACTTAAGGAAAAAAAG GAGGTTTCTGAACCTGCAGCAGAAGCTCTTATAAATCTTTCACTCAACTCGAATTTAGCTACAAAGATGGTTGAAATGGGAATGATTAAAACAGCAATGGATGTATTGTATAAACCAGATAGTAGCATAACTCGGTTGTTGGTGATGCTACTGGTTAACCTCACTCAATTGGATTCTGGAATTGTGTCCTTGCTTCAG ATTGAGGATGAGAAAATGCAAGGACTATATGTTATGAAGCTGGTGAGATCATTTGGTAGATCCTCTGATGAAACTAGAG ATGATCCATTTGATCATGTTGGTTCAATTCTTGTGAACATTTCAAAGAAAGAAGCTGGAAGGAAGATGTTACTAGACTCTAAGAGAGGGTTGCTGAAGCAGATTCTCCGCCAATTTGATTCAACAAGTCCATTACGGAAGAAAGGG GTCTCTGGAACCCTCCGCAACTGTTGTTTTGAAGCTGAGAATCAACTTCagaattttcttttgatatctGAGTTTCTTTGGCCAGCTCTACTTCTTCCTGTTGCTGGTAAAAAG ATATATAGTGAACAAGACACATCTAAAATGCCTCTTGAGCTTGGCAGTGCACTCTCGATTGAGCGCGAACCATGGGATGATCCTGAAATTCGTGTTGAAGCATTGGAATCTATTTACTTGATCATAGTACAG GAGGCAGGTCTAAGAACCTTTTGGTCTGTGAATGGACCACGTATATTACAACTTGGATACGAAGATGAGGAAGATCCTAAAGTAATGGAAGCATATGAACGAGTTGGCTCGTTG CTGGTTCATGGCTCTGGGACAGAGGAACCCTCCAGTGAGACATCAAAATGA
- the LOC118050436 gene encoding pentatricopeptide repeat-containing protein At1g06270 → MANLATKLSKSLLPYSQILLQFRTLSTSHTPLEETLKAAVESKCYLKIPDLFDSLKQSNNNPSPFSFLSTFPFNLRTQVIDEIIQSLIPIRPRFRNSIVYSSLLSYTLQNSNLFPLSLAIIQCTLRSGCLPVPQTHVFLSSAWLDRRREGQSVGDILLEMKSIGYNPDCGLCNYIVLSLCNVDQLIEAVKVLKGMKQVGCFPDWESYGIVIGAMCRVRKCDDAIEMMKEMVVRMSLCPRQGVVVKVLAALRANREMRKAGEMIQFLEKEGYGVGFESYELVVEGCLECKDFFLAAKVVMGMTEKGFIPYIKVRQKVVEGLIDAGEWKLACTVRERFAALSS, encoded by the coding sequence ATGGCAAATCTAGCAACAAAGCTGAGCAAATCTCTTCTTCCTTACAGTCAAATTCTCCTTCAGTTTCGTACACTCTCTACCTCACATACACCACTTGAAGAAACCCTCAAAGCAGCTGTTGAATCCAAATGCTACTTAAAAATCCCTGACCTTTTCGACTCCTTAAAACAATCTAACAACAACCCAAgtcctttttctttcctctctacCTTCCCTTTTAATCTTAGGACTCAAGTCATTGATGAGATCATCCAATCTTTGATCCCCATTAGACCCCGCTTTCGAAACTCTATAGTTTACAGCTCTCTTCTCTCATATACccttcaaaattcaaatctttTCCCTCTTTCTCTTGCTATAATCCAATGCACTCTTCGTTCTGGGTGCTTACCTGTGCCTCAAACAcatgtttttctctcttctgcTTGGCTTGATCGCCGGCGTGAAGGTCAGTCAGTTGGTGACATTCTACTGGAAATGAAATCTATTGGGTATAATCCTGATTGTGGTTTGTGTAATTATATTGTGTTGTCTTTATGTAATGTTGATCAGTTGATCGAGGCAGTGAAAGTCTTGAAGGGTATGAAACAAGTGGGTTGTTTTCCTGATTGGGAAAGTTATGGGATTGTTATTGGTGCAATGTGTAGAGTTAGAAAATGTGACGATGCAATTGAGATGATGAAGGAAATGGTGGTGAGAATGAGCTTGTGTCCTAGGCAGGGAGTAGTGGTGAAAGTATTGGCAGCGTTGAGGGCGAATAGAGAGATGAGGAAAGCTGGTGAGATGATTCAGTTCTTGGAGAAGGAAGGGTACGGTGTTGGGTTTGAGAGTTATGAGTTGGTAGTTGAGGGATGTTTGGAgtgtaaagatttttttttggccGCGAAAGTTGTGATGGGAATGACAGAGAAAGGGTTTATACCTTATATCAAGGTGAGGCAAAAGGTGGTTGAGGGATTGATTGATGCTGGTGAATGGAAGCTTGCTTGTACTGTGAGAGAAAGATTTGCAGCATTAAGTTCATAG
- the LOC118050439 gene encoding LOW QUALITY PROTEIN: senescence-specific cysteine protease SAG39 (The sequence of the model RefSeq protein was modified relative to this genomic sequence to represent the inferred CDS: inserted 2 bases in 2 codons; deleted 1 base in 1 codon; substituted 3 bases at 3 genomic stop codons), which translates to MRAPITLRNCGLILMVLCILWIPSRVSSSENKVTPIYDPRDIEQRFEDWLAQYGREYEXRDEWSLRFGIYXSNVQFIDYINSQNLSFRLTDNKFADLTNEEFKFTYLGFWSNRHTAKKINKRCGCENSRELPAAVDWRKKGAVTPVKDQGQCRSWWAFSAVAAVEGINKIKTGKLVSLSAQELMECDVSSDTQGCEGGDMKIAFQYIKQIGGITTENDYPYKGKDGACQKXSCYEAVPANNENRQQAAVAQQPVSVAIDTGNFEFQLYSSGIFSGSCGDQLNHGAAAVGYGESRGRKXWLVKNSWGRDXGESGYIRMRRGSGNKKGICGIAMEPSYPVK; encoded by the exons ATGAGGGCACCAATAACGTTGAGGAACTGTGGCTTGATTCTAATGGTTTTGTGCATTCTATGGATACCTTCAAGGGTATCATCGTCTGAAAACAAGGTGACCCCAATTTATGACCCAAGGGATATAGAGCAGAGATTTGAAGACTGGCTGGCCCAATATGGCAGGGAATATG CTAGAGACGAATGGTCACTGCGTTTTGGAATATACTAATCTAATGTTCAGTTCATTGACTACATCAATTCTCAAAACTTATCCTTTAGGCTCACTGACAACAAATTTGCAGACCTAACAAATGAAGAGTTCAAATTTACCTACCTGGGTTTTTGGAGTAATAGACATACAGCTAAAAAGATAAACAAGAGGTGTGGG TGCGAAAATAGCAGAGAGTTGCCAGCTGCAGTAGATTGGAGGAAGAAAGGTGCTGTGACTCCTGTTAAGGATCAAGGTCAATGTA GAAGTTGGTGGGCATTCTCTGCAGTGGCAGCTGTGGAAGGCATCAACAAAATCAAGACAGGAAAATTAGTATCTCTGTCAGCACAAGAGCTCATGGAATGTGACGTTAGCAGTGATACCCAGGGCTGTGAAGGCGGAGACATGAAGATAGCATTTCAATACATCAAACAGATTGGTGGAATCACAACTGAAAATGACTACCCTTACAAAGGAAAAGACGGCGCCTGTCAGA AAAGTTGTTACGAAGCAGTACCTGCCAATAATGAGAATAGACAACAAGCTGCAGTTGCCCAGCAACCTGTCTCTGTTGCAATTGACACTGgtaattttgaatttcaacTCTATTCCAGTGGAATCTTCAGTGGCTCCTGTGGGGATCAACTCAACCATGGAGCGGCAGCAGTTGGTTATGGTGAATCTAGGGGTAGAAAATAGTGGCTTGTGAAAAACTCTTGGGGCAGAGACTGAGGTGAATCAGGCTACATAAGGATGAGACGTGGTTCTGGAAATAAGAAAGGTATCTGTGGCATTGCCATGGAGCCCAGCTATCCAGTCAAGTAG